In Desulfomicrobium escambiense DSM 10707, one genomic interval encodes:
- a CDS encoding amino acid ABC transporter ATP-binding protein, protein MPMIEFRNVNKWFGDFHVLKNINETVEKGEVLVICGPSGSGKSTLVRCVNRLEDVDNGEIVINGKDITDKSQDLNALRAEIGIVFQQFNLYPHLTVLKNITLAPMKVKKVTQDEAEKTALRLLDRVGIGNQAHKYPVELSGGQQQRVAIARALAMQPQIMLFDEPTSALDPEMINEVLNVMKNLARDGMTMLCVTHEMGFAREVADRVIFMDHGEILERGTPEHFFTNPEHERTKAFLREIL, encoded by the coding sequence ATGCCCATGATCGAATTCCGCAATGTCAACAAATGGTTCGGTGACTTTCACGTCCTGAAGAACATCAACGAGACCGTGGAGAAGGGAGAAGTGCTGGTCATCTGCGGACCCAGCGGCTCCGGCAAGTCCACCCTCGTGCGCTGCGTGAACCGCCTCGAGGACGTGGACAACGGCGAGATCGTCATCAACGGCAAAGACATCACGGACAAGTCCCAGGACCTGAACGCCCTGCGCGCCGAGATCGGCATCGTCTTCCAGCAGTTCAATCTCTACCCTCATCTGACGGTGCTCAAGAACATCACCCTGGCCCCCATGAAGGTCAAGAAGGTCACCCAGGACGAAGCCGAGAAGACGGCCCTGCGTCTGCTTGACCGGGTGGGCATCGGCAACCAGGCCCACAAGTACCCCGTCGAACTGTCGGGTGGCCAGCAGCAGCGCGTGGCCATCGCCCGGGCCCTGGCCATGCAGCCCCAGATCATGCTCTTCGACGAACCCACCTCGGCCCTGGACCCGGAAATGATCAACGAGGTCCTGAACGTCATGAAGAATCTGGCCCGCGACGGCATGACCATGCTCTGCGTGACCCACGAAATGGGGTTCGCCCGCGAGGTGGCCGACCGGGTCATCTTCATGGACCACGGCGAAATCCTGGAAC